The following proteins are encoded in a genomic region of Chelmon rostratus isolate fCheRos1 chromosome 3, fCheRos1.pri, whole genome shotgun sequence:
- the nt5c2b gene encoding cytosolic purine 5'-nucleotidase isoform X1: MTTSWSDRLQNYADLPANMDGLTMKKYRREPYHRVFVNRSLAMEKIKCFGFDMDYTLAVYKSPEYESLGFELTVERLVSIGYPQELLSFVYDPSFPTRGLVFDTMYGNLLKVDAYGNILVCVHGFNFLRGPEIRERYPNKFIQRDDTERFYILNTLFNLPETYLFACLVDFFSNCDRYTSCETGFKNGDLFMSYKSMFQDVRDAVDWVHFKGTLKEKTVENLEKYVVKDGKLPLLLSRMNEVAKVFLATNSDYKYTDKIMTYLFDFPHGPKAGTSHRPWQSYFDLILVDARKPLFFGEGTVLRQVDTTTGRLKIGTYTGPLQHGIVYSGGSSDIVCDLLGAKGKDIVYIGDHIFGDILKSKKRQGWRTFLVIPELAQELHVWTDKSSLFEELQGLDIFLAELYKHLDSSSNERPDISTIQRRVKKVTHDMDMCYGMMGSLFRSGSRQTLFASQVMRYADLYAASFINLLYYPFSYLFRAAHVLMPHESTVEHAHVDMDMESPLATRNRTHCSDCKDLECKRNQLTRSFSEIKPPNLFPQTPQEITHCHDEDDDEEEEEEEEEEEEEEEE, encoded by the exons ATGACAACTTCATGGAGTGACAGACTGCAGAACTATGCAGACTTGCCTGCCAACATGGACGGCCTGACAATGAAAAAGTACAGAAGAGAGCCATACCACAG AGTGTTTGTCAACAGAAGCTTGGCAATGGAGAAGATTAAATGCTTTGGCTTTGATATGGATTACACATTAGCAG TGTACAAGTCACCAGAGTACGAGTCACTAGGTTTTGAGCTCACGGTGGAGCGGCTGGTTTCCATCGGTTACCCTCAGGAGCTGCTCAGCTTCGTCTACGACCCATCCTTTCCCACCAG AGGCCTTGTGTTTGACACCATGTATGGAAACCTGTTGAAGGTTGACGCCTATGGTAATATCCTGGTCTGTGTCCATGGATTCAACTTCCTCCGAGG CCCCGAGATCCGTGAACGGTACCCGAACAAGTTCATCCAGAGAGACGATACAGAGCGCTTTTATATCCTGAACACACTCTTCAACCTGCCAG AGACCTACCTCTTTGCTTGCCTGGTGGATTTCTTCTCCAACTGTGACAGATACACAAG CTGTGAAACTGGCTTCAAAAATGGCGACCTCTTCATGTCCTATAAGAGCATGTTCCAGGATGTCCGCGACGCCGTCGACTGGGTCCACTTCAAG GGTACTCTGAAGGAGAAGACGGTTGAGAACCTGGAGAAGTATGTAGTGAAAGAT GGGaagctgcctctcctcctcagccgAATGAATGAAGTTGCCAAGGTTTTCTTGGCTACCAACAGTGACTACAAATACACTGAT AAAATCATGACCTACCTGTTTGACTTCCCTCATGGCCCGAAG GCTGGTACCTCCCACCGGCCCTGGCAGTCCTACTTTGATCTGATCCTGGTGGACGCCAGGAAGCCGCTGTTCTTCGGAGAGGGTACGGTGCTGAGACAAGTCGACACG ACAACAGGGCGTTTAAAGATAGGAACATACACAGGACCTCTGCAGCATGGTATAGTCTACTCTGGAG GTTCCTCCGACATAGTGTGTGACCTGCTGGGGGCCAAGGGGAAGGACATAGTCTACATCGGGGACCATATCTTTGGAGACATCCTCAAGTCCAAGAAACGTCAAGGCTGGAGGACGTTCCTGGTTATACCCGAGCTGGCCCAGGAGCTGCACGTGTGGACCGATAAGAGCT CGTTATTCGAGGAGCTGCAGGGTCTGGACATTTTCTTGGCAGAACTCTACAA ACatctggacagcagcagcaacgaGAGGCCAGACATCAGCACTATTCAGAGAAGAGTCAAG AAAGTGACACACGACATGGACATGTGCTATGGCATGATGGGTAGCCTCTTCCGCAGTGGCTCCAGACAGACCCTGTTCGCCTCTCAAGTGATGCGTTACGCCGACTTGTACGCAGCCTCCTTCATCAACCTGCTGTACTACCCCTTCAGCTACCTCTTCAGAGCCGCACACGTGCTG atgCCCCACGAGTCGACGGTTGAACACGCCCACGTGGACATGGACATGGAGTCGCCGCTGGCCACACGCAACCGCACCCACTGCAGCGACTGCAAGGACCTGGAGTGCAAACGCAACCAGCTGACCCGCTCCTTCAGCGAGATCAAGCCTCCCAACCTGTTCCCCCAGACTCCCCAGGAGATCACTCACTGCCACGATGAGgatgacgatgaggaggaagaagaagaagaagaagaagaggaggaagaggaggaggaataa
- the nt5c2b gene encoding cytosolic purine 5'-nucleotidase isoform X2, which translates to MWPVRRLCTCVSLLLSPSCETGFKNGDLFMSYKSMFQDVRDAVDWVHFKGTLKEKTVENLEKYVVKDGKLPLLLSRMNEVAKVFLATNSDYKYTDKIMTYLFDFPHGPKAGTSHRPWQSYFDLILVDARKPLFFGEGTVLRQVDTTTGRLKIGTYTGPLQHGIVYSGGSSDIVCDLLGAKGKDIVYIGDHIFGDILKSKKRQGWRTFLVIPELAQELHVWTDKSSLFEELQGLDIFLAELYKHLDSSSNERPDISTIQRRVKKVTHDMDMCYGMMGSLFRSGSRQTLFASQVMRYADLYAASFINLLYYPFSYLFRAAHVLMPHESTVEHAHVDMDMESPLATRNRTHCSDCKDLECKRNQLTRSFSEIKPPNLFPQTPQEITHCHDEDDDEEEEEEEEEEEEEEEE; encoded by the exons ATGTGGCCTGTCCGACGgctgtgtacgtgtgtgtctctgctcctctcccccAGCTGTGAAACTGGCTTCAAAAATGGCGACCTCTTCATGTCCTATAAGAGCATGTTCCAGGATGTCCGCGACGCCGTCGACTGGGTCCACTTCAAG GGTACTCTGAAGGAGAAGACGGTTGAGAACCTGGAGAAGTATGTAGTGAAAGAT GGGaagctgcctctcctcctcagccgAATGAATGAAGTTGCCAAGGTTTTCTTGGCTACCAACAGTGACTACAAATACACTGAT AAAATCATGACCTACCTGTTTGACTTCCCTCATGGCCCGAAG GCTGGTACCTCCCACCGGCCCTGGCAGTCCTACTTTGATCTGATCCTGGTGGACGCCAGGAAGCCGCTGTTCTTCGGAGAGGGTACGGTGCTGAGACAAGTCGACACG ACAACAGGGCGTTTAAAGATAGGAACATACACAGGACCTCTGCAGCATGGTATAGTCTACTCTGGAG GTTCCTCCGACATAGTGTGTGACCTGCTGGGGGCCAAGGGGAAGGACATAGTCTACATCGGGGACCATATCTTTGGAGACATCCTCAAGTCCAAGAAACGTCAAGGCTGGAGGACGTTCCTGGTTATACCCGAGCTGGCCCAGGAGCTGCACGTGTGGACCGATAAGAGCT CGTTATTCGAGGAGCTGCAGGGTCTGGACATTTTCTTGGCAGAACTCTACAA ACatctggacagcagcagcaacgaGAGGCCAGACATCAGCACTATTCAGAGAAGAGTCAAG AAAGTGACACACGACATGGACATGTGCTATGGCATGATGGGTAGCCTCTTCCGCAGTGGCTCCAGACAGACCCTGTTCGCCTCTCAAGTGATGCGTTACGCCGACTTGTACGCAGCCTCCTTCATCAACCTGCTGTACTACCCCTTCAGCTACCTCTTCAGAGCCGCACACGTGCTG atgCCCCACGAGTCGACGGTTGAACACGCCCACGTGGACATGGACATGGAGTCGCCGCTGGCCACACGCAACCGCACCCACTGCAGCGACTGCAAGGACCTGGAGTGCAAACGCAACCAGCTGACCCGCTCCTTCAGCGAGATCAAGCCTCCCAACCTGTTCCCCCAGACTCCCCAGGAGATCACTCACTGCCACGATGAGgatgacgatgaggaggaagaagaagaagaagaagaagaggaggaagaggaggaggaataa